In a single window of the Anaplasma platys genome:
- the trpS gene encoding tryptophan--tRNA ligase, whose translation MIFSGVQPSGGALHLGNYLGAVRRWVALQGVDRCLFCIVDLHALTSGRSVSGDLHRNSICLLASYLACGVNPEKSTVFIQSSVKEHAELCWLLGCLTPVGWLNRMTQYKDKRGNDAEKATLGLYSYPVLMAADILLYNANLVPVGNDQKQHLELAQDIAKTFNKLYSVDHFNIPSALQFDESARIMSLRDGKKKMSKSDPSDFSRINLIDTDEEIALKVRKATTDSIMGFDYQLLNSRPELQNLVNIYSCLSGLSPCAICEEYEHSTMREFKEKLTDLLISNISPIRHRIAELLEDTPYLNKVLSAGTERATFVAQENMSKIRQIVGLHSM comes from the coding sequence ATGATATTTTCAGGGGTTCAGCCGAGTGGTGGGGCTTTACACTTGGGGAACTACTTGGGCGCTGTACGCAGATGGGTGGCGTTGCAGGGGGTAGATAGGTGCTTATTTTGCATTGTGGATTTGCACGCTTTGACTTCTGGCAGGTCTGTTTCCGGTGACCTGCATCGCAATAGCATATGCCTCCTGGCTTCGTACCTGGCTTGTGGAGTAAATCCAGAGAAGTCGACCGTATTTATACAATCATCGGTGAAGGAGCACGCCGAGCTTTGCTGGCTGTTAGGCTGTCTAACCCCGGTCGGGTGGTTAAACCGTATGACACAGTATAAAGACAAACGCGGCAATGATGCGGAAAAGGCAACATTAGGTCTGTATAGCTACCCAGTGCTAATGGCGGCTGACATCTTACTTTATAACGCCAACTTGGTGCCGGTTGGTAACGATCAGAAACAACACTTGGAGCTTGCTCAAGACATAGCTAAAACTTTCAATAAACTGTACTCTGTAGATCATTTCAACATACCAAGTGCTTTGCAGTTCGATGAATCTGCGAGAATAATGAGTCTTCGCGATGGAAAGAAAAAGATGAGCAAGTCGGACCCTTCTGATTTTTCCCGGATAAACTTAATCGATACCGACGAGGAAATAGCTCTAAAGGTAAGGAAAGCCACAACCGATAGTATCATGGGCTTTGATTATCAGCTACTCAATTCCAGACCAGAATTGCAAAATCTAGTAAACATCTACTCCTGTCTTTCCGGGCTTTCCCCTTGCGCAATTTGCGAGGAATACGAGCACAGTACAATGCGGGAGTTCAAAGAAAAACTTACAGACTTACTAATAAGTAATATTTCACCTATCCGCCACAGAATCGCAGAGCTGTTGGAAGATACGCCATACTTGAATAAGGTGCTCAGTGCCGGAACAGAACGCGCAACTTTTGTGGCTCAAGAAAACATGAGTAAAATACGGCAGATAGTTGGGCTACACAGCATGTAG
- a CDS encoding MerR family transcriptional regulator, translating into MTDKQSTAESTDQQCREKVFFPIGEVAKELGVEQYVLRFWESKFPQINPMKRRGRRLYDRGDIEVIKKIKHMLYDLGYTIKGAQMELKKQTSADKVVPRGPSRELGGLLEDLMGMRELLIKTLNGM; encoded by the coding sequence GTGACTGATAAGCAGTCTACAGCGGAAAGCACTGATCAACAGTGTAGAGAGAAGGTGTTTTTCCCTATAGGGGAGGTTGCCAAAGAGCTGGGCGTGGAACAATATGTTCTACGGTTCTGGGAGAGTAAGTTTCCGCAGATAAATCCCATGAAGCGTCGCGGTCGTAGGTTATATGACCGTGGCGATATAGAAGTTATTAAGAAGATAAAGCACATGCTTTATGACCTTGGTTACACGATCAAGGGTGCACAGATGGAGCTCAAAAAGCAGACTAGCGCAGATAAAGTAGTGCCGAGGGGGCCTTCGCGTGAGCTTGGGGGGCTGCTAGAAGATCTGATGGGCATGCGTGAGCTGCTAATCAAGACGTTGAACGGAATGTAG